A genomic region of Janthinobacterium lividum contains the following coding sequences:
- the prmC gene encoding peptide chain release factor N(5)-glutamine methyltransferase: MPETLIPAGSTVGALQIRPLLDPLDNRILLGHALGLSRVSLITQSERVLTPDEAQRLSSLLARRLQGEPIAYIVGQREFFGLPFEVNDAVLIPRPDTEVLVELALERLPPGGRVLDMGTGSGAIAVALAHTRPDAVVTALDVSSTALAVARRNASANGVNITFMASDWFEALGTEKFDLIVSNPPYIASGDRHLAEGDLRFEPAGALTDHADGLSALRTIVSGAARHLASGAWLLMEHGYDQAASVRGLLADAGYSKVQSWRDLAGIERVSGARLG; encoded by the coding sequence ATGCCAGAAACACTGATCCCCGCCGGCAGCACTGTCGGCGCCCTGCAAATCCGTCCACTGCTCGATCCGCTCGACAACCGCATCCTGCTGGGCCATGCGCTGGGCCTGTCGCGCGTGAGCCTGATCACACAATCGGAGCGTGTGCTCACTCCCGATGAAGCCCAACGCCTGTCCAGCTTGCTGGCACGCCGCCTGCAGGGCGAGCCGATCGCCTACATCGTGGGCCAGCGCGAATTCTTCGGCCTGCCGTTCGAAGTGAACGATGCCGTGCTGATTCCCCGCCCCGACACGGAAGTGCTGGTGGAACTGGCGCTCGAGCGCCTGCCGCCCGGCGGACGGGTGCTCGACATGGGTACGGGCAGCGGCGCCATTGCCGTCGCGCTGGCGCACACGCGGCCCGACGCCGTCGTCACGGCCCTGGATGTCAGCAGCACGGCGCTGGCCGTGGCGCGCCGCAACGCCAGCGCCAATGGCGTCAACATCACCTTCATGGCCAGCGACTGGTTCGAAGCGCTGGGCACGGAAAAGTTCGACCTGATCGTCTCGAATCCCCCCTACATCGCCAGCGGCGACCGCCACCTGGCCGAAGGCGATTTGCGCTTCGAGCCTGCCGGCGCGCTGACCGACCATGCGGACGGCCTGTCGGCCCTGCGCACCATCGTCTCCGGCGCCGCGCGCCACCTGGCGTCAGGCGCCTGGCTGCTGATGGAGCACGGCTATGACCAGGCAGCATCCGTGCGCGGCTTGCTGGCCGACGCAGGCTACAGCAAAGTGCAAAGCTGGCGCGACCTGGCCGGCATCGAACGAGTCAGCGGCGCCCGCCTGGGCTGA
- the minD gene encoding septum site-determining protein MinD — protein sequence MARIIVVTSGKGGVGKTTSSASFSTGLAMRGHKTAVLDFDVGLRNLDLIMGCERRVVYDLINVINKEATLNQALIKDKHCDNLFILPASQTRDKDALSEEGVERVLNDLINMGFEFIICDSPAGIEHGALMALTFADEAIIVTNPEVSSVRDSDRILGILQAKSRRAQTGGEPVKEHLLITRYSPKRVESDEMLSYQDVQEILRIPLVGIIPESEQVLAASNQGNPAIHFTGTDVAQAYEDVVSRFLGEDVELRFTNYEKPGLLQRIFGAK from the coding sequence GTGGCAAGAATTATTGTTGTGACGTCCGGCAAGGGCGGTGTCGGCAAGACGACCTCTAGCGCCAGTTTTTCCACTGGCCTGGCCATGCGCGGCCACAAGACAGCCGTGCTCGACTTCGACGTGGGCCTGCGTAACCTCGACCTGATCATGGGTTGCGAACGCCGCGTCGTCTACGACCTGATCAATGTGATCAACAAGGAAGCAACGCTGAACCAGGCCCTGATCAAGGACAAGCACTGCGACAACCTGTTCATCCTGCCCGCCTCGCAAACGCGCGACAAGGATGCCTTGTCGGAAGAAGGCGTGGAACGCGTGTTGAACGACCTGATCAACATGGGTTTCGAGTTCATCATCTGCGATTCGCCGGCCGGTATCGAGCATGGCGCGCTGATGGCGCTGACGTTTGCCGACGAAGCCATCATCGTCACCAACCCGGAAGTGTCGTCGGTGCGCGATTCGGACCGCATCCTGGGCATCCTGCAAGCCAAGTCGCGCCGCGCGCAGACGGGCGGCGAGCCCGTCAAGGAACATCTGCTGATCACCCGCTACTCGCCGAAACGCGTGGAATCGGATGAAATGCTGTCCTACCAGGACGTGCAGGAAATCCTGCGCATCCCGCTGGTGGGGATCATTCCGGAATCGGAGCAAGTGCTGGCCGCCTCGAACCAGGGCAATCCGGCCATCCATTTCACGGGCACGGACGTGGCGCAAGCCTATGAAGACGTGGTCTCGCGTTTCCTCGGCGAAGATGTCGAGTTGCGCTTTACCAACTATGAAAAGCCTGGATTACTCCAGCGCATTTTTGGGGCGAAGTGA
- a CDS encoding disulfide bond formation protein B: MKNSRTVLLSIAALCFLMLGVAMYLQHAMNMAPCPLCVIQRYLFLAIGIACLAGAAANRPKIGAGIGLLAALGGLGVGAKHLYVLANPGFSCGIDPVETALNKIFTAQVMPFMFESYGACENAGEPFFGLSIPQWAFIWFAIFSVGLLWTLLRRQK; the protein is encoded by the coding sequence ATGAAAAATTCACGCACCGTCCTCCTGTCGATCGCCGCCCTGTGTTTCCTGATGCTGGGCGTGGCCATGTATTTGCAGCATGCCATGAACATGGCGCCGTGCCCGCTGTGCGTGATCCAGCGCTACCTGTTCCTCGCCATCGGCATCGCCTGCCTGGCCGGCGCGGCCGCCAACCGTCCAAAGATCGGCGCCGGCATCGGCTTGCTGGCGGCCCTGGGCGGGCTGGGCGTGGGCGCCAAGCATCTGTACGTGCTGGCCAACCCCGGCTTCTCGTGCGGCATCGATCCGGTGGAAACGGCGCTGAACAAGATTTTCACGGCGCAAGTCATGCCCTTCATGTTTGAATCCTATGGCGCCTGCGAAAACGCCGGCGAGCCGTTTTTCGGCCTGTCGATTCCGCAATGGGCGTTCATCTGGTTCGCCATTTTTAGCGTCGGCCTGCTGTGGACCTTGCTGCGCCGTCAGAAATAA
- the metE gene encoding 5-methyltetrahydropteroyltriglutamate--homocysteine S-methyltransferase, with protein MTVHTHILGFPRIGAARELKLALESHWRGELSEAALEATGRQLRARHWALQRDAGLDYVTVGDFAFYDQVANHIQLLGCEPARFCFAPEQSPLSRYFTMARGADTHAAHAGCSHAHHAHAAGTAALEMTKWFDTNYHYLVPELSPQTRFSLACERLLAEVAEAQALGHQVKAALIGPLTFLWLGKEKTPGESSFDRLALLEQLLPVYGALLDRLKQQGVAWVQLDEPILGLDLPGAWRSAFESAYWQLNQVGINILLATYFSPLEENLSLTCRLPVAGLHVDGIRAPHELISVTDWLPAHKVLSVGIVDGRNIWRTDLDAALAVLQPLAAKRNGHLWLAPSCSLLHVPFSLAAETELDGDIQSWLAFATEKLSEIAVLKGALAGRPDDAALAASRLAIARRRASPRVHRPQVAQRLQALTPTVDRRDSSFPQRQAMQRARLQLPDFPTTTIGSFPQTTAIRAARASFKRGELAVNDYEQQMRAEIAHAVSRQEALGLDVLVHGEAERNDMVEYFGEQLDGFILTRHGWVQSYGSRCVKPPVIYGDVQRPTAMTVEWTVHAQSLTHKPVKGMLTGPVTILQWSFVRDDQPRATTALQLALAIRDEVQDLETAGIGIIQIDEPAIREGLPLRRGRWDAYLDWATRAFRIAASVVSDTTQIHTHMCYAEFNDILPQIAAMDADVITIETSRSDMELLKGFGQFQYPNEIGPGVYDIHSPRLPSTLDMVKLLQKASTVIPPANLWVNPDCGLKTRGWAETEAALKNMVAAAQQMRAAA; from the coding sequence ATGACCGTGCACACCCACATCCTTGGCTTTCCCCGCATCGGCGCCGCGCGTGAATTGAAACTGGCGCTGGAAAGCCACTGGCGCGGCGAGCTGTCCGAGGCGGCCCTGGAAGCGACGGGCCGGCAACTGCGGGCGCGCCACTGGGCCCTGCAAAGGGACGCCGGTCTCGACTACGTTACCGTGGGCGACTTCGCCTTTTACGACCAGGTGGCCAACCATATCCAGCTGCTGGGCTGCGAACCGGCCCGTTTCTGCTTCGCGCCAGAGCAGTCGCCGCTGTCACGCTATTTCACCATGGCGCGCGGCGCAGACACGCACGCCGCCCATGCCGGCTGCAGCCACGCACACCATGCACACGCCGCCGGCACTGCCGCGCTGGAAATGACCAAGTGGTTCGACACCAATTACCATTACCTGGTGCCCGAATTGTCGCCGCAGACCCGGTTTTCTCTCGCTTGCGAGCGCCTGCTGGCGGAAGTGGCCGAAGCGCAGGCGCTGGGCCACCAGGTCAAGGCGGCCTTGATCGGCCCCCTCACCTTCCTCTGGCTGGGCAAGGAAAAGACGCCCGGCGAGTCAAGCTTCGACCGCCTGGCCCTGCTGGAACAATTGCTGCCCGTCTACGGCGCCCTGCTCGACCGCCTGAAACAGCAAGGCGTGGCATGGGTGCAGCTCGACGAGCCGATCCTGGGCCTCGACTTGCCTGGTGCGTGGCGCAGTGCCTTCGAAAGCGCCTACTGGCAGCTGAACCAGGTGGGTATAAATATCCTGCTGGCCACGTATTTCTCGCCGCTGGAAGAAAACCTCAGCCTGACGTGCCGCCTGCCCGTGGCCGGCCTGCATGTGGACGGCATCCGCGCGCCGCATGAATTGATCAGCGTGACGGACTGGCTGCCCGCGCATAAAGTCTTGTCGGTCGGTATCGTCGATGGCCGCAATATCTGGCGCACCGACCTCGACGCGGCCCTGGCCGTACTGCAGCCGCTGGCGGCCAAACGCAACGGCCACCTGTGGCTGGCGCCGTCGTGCTCCCTGCTGCACGTGCCGTTCAGCCTGGCGGCCGAGACGGAGCTCGATGGTGACATCCAGAGCTGGCTGGCGTTCGCCACGGAAAAACTGTCCGAAATCGCCGTCCTCAAGGGCGCGCTCGCAGGCCGTCCCGATGATGCCGCGCTGGCCGCGTCTCGCCTGGCTATCGCCCGCCGCCGTGCCAGTCCCCGCGTGCACCGCCCGCAAGTGGCGCAGCGCCTGCAAGCGCTCACGCCCACCGTCGACCGCCGCGATTCCAGCTTCCCGCAGCGCCAGGCCATGCAGCGCGCGCGTTTGCAACTGCCCGACTTCCCGACGACGACCATCGGTTCCTTCCCGCAGACGACGGCCATCCGCGCCGCCCGCGCCAGTTTCAAGCGAGGCGAACTGGCTGTGAACGACTACGAACAGCAGATGCGCGCCGAGATCGCCCACGCCGTGAGCCGCCAGGAAGCGCTGGGCCTGGACGTGCTCGTGCATGGCGAAGCGGAACGCAACGACATGGTCGAATACTTCGGCGAGCAACTGGACGGCTTTATCCTCACGCGCCACGGCTGGGTGCAATCGTACGGCTCGCGCTGCGTGAAGCCGCCCGTGATTTACGGCGACGTGCAGCGCCCCACCGCCATGACCGTCGAATGGACGGTGCATGCGCAAAGCCTGACGCATAAACCGGTGAAGGGCATGCTGACGGGCCCGGTCACGATCCTGCAATGGTCGTTCGTGCGCGACGACCAGCCGCGCGCCACGACGGCGCTGCAGCTGGCCCTGGCCATCCGCGACGAGGTGCAAGACCTGGAAACGGCCGGCATCGGCATCATCCAGATCGACGAGCCGGCTATTCGCGAAGGCTTGCCGCTGCGCCGCGGCCGGTGGGACGCCTATCTGGACTGGGCCACGCGCGCCTTCCGCATCGCCGCGTCCGTCGTCAGCGACACGACGCAGATCCACACCCACATGTGCTATGCCGAGTTCAACGACATCCTGCCGCAGATCGCCGCCATGGACGCCGACGTCATCACGATAGAGACGAGTCGCTCCGACATGGAACTGCTGAAGGGTTTTGGCCAGTTCCAGTATCCGAACGAAATCGGCCCCGGCGTGTACGACATCCACTCGCCGCGCCTCCCCTCGACTCTCGACATGGTGAAATTGCTGCAAAAAGCCAGTACGGTCATTCCGCCAGCCAATTTATGGGTCAACCCGGACTGCGGCCTGAAAACGCGGGGCTGGGCGGAAACGGAGGCGGCTTTAAAAAATATGGTCGCGGCGGCGCAGCAGATGCGCGCGGCGGCATGA
- the prfA gene encoding peptide chain release factor 1 produces the protein MKPSMLAKLDQLANRLVELDELLMHPDATSNMDSYRKMTREHAELGPLVALYHSYQEAGNDITTAQEMLSDPDMKEFAQEEIEAAKTTMARLERELQTMLLPKDVNDERNIFLEIRAGTGGDESALFAGDLLRMYTRFAERNRWQVELVSASDSDLGGYREVIVRVVGNGAYSKLKFESGGHRVQRVPATETQGRIHTSACTVAVMPEADEVEDVNINPADLRIDTYRASGAGGQHINKTDSAVRITHLPTGIVVECQDDRSQHKNKAQAMKVLAARIKDVQLREQQSKEAATRKSLIGSGDRSERIRTYNFPQGRLTDHRINLTLYKLDFIMDGDLTDLTNALAAEHQAELLAALGD, from the coding sequence ATGAAACCATCCATGCTGGCCAAACTCGATCAACTGGCGAACCGCCTGGTCGAACTCGACGAACTGCTGATGCACCCGGACGCCACGTCGAACATGGACAGCTACCGCAAGATGACGCGCGAGCACGCCGAACTGGGTCCGCTGGTCGCCCTGTACCATTCCTATCAGGAAGCGGGCAACGATATTACGACAGCGCAAGAGATGTTGTCCGATCCGGACATGAAGGAATTCGCCCAGGAAGAAATCGAGGCGGCCAAGACCACCATGGCGCGGCTGGAGCGCGAATTGCAAACCATGCTGCTGCCGAAGGACGTCAATGACGAACGCAATATCTTCCTGGAAATTCGCGCCGGCACGGGCGGCGATGAATCGGCCCTGTTCGCCGGCGACCTGCTGCGCATGTACACGCGCTTTGCCGAACGCAACCGCTGGCAGGTGGAACTGGTGTCGGCATCCGACTCCGACCTGGGCGGCTACCGCGAAGTGATCGTGCGCGTAGTGGGTAACGGCGCGTATTCAAAGCTGAAATTCGAGTCGGGCGGCCACCGCGTGCAGCGCGTGCCGGCCACGGAAACGCAAGGCCGCATCCACACGTCCGCCTGCACGGTGGCCGTGATGCCGGAAGCCGATGAAGTGGAAGACGTCAACATCAACCCGGCCGACCTGCGCATCGACACCTACCGCGCCTCGGGCGCCGGTGGACAGCACATCAACAAAACGGACTCCGCCGTGCGCATCACCCACTTGCCGACCGGCATCGTGGTGGAATGCCAGGATGACCGCAGCCAGCACAAGAACAAGGCGCAGGCGATGAAAGTGCTGGCCGCGCGCATCAAGGACGTGCAATTGCGCGAACAGCAGTCGAAGGAAGCGGCCACCCGCAAGAGCCTGATCGGCTCGGGCGACCGCAGCGAGCGCATCCGCACCTATAATTTCCCGCAAGGCCGCCTGACGGACCACCGCATCAATTTGACCTTGTATAAGCTGGACTTCATCATGGATGGGGATTTGACGGACTTGACGAATGCGCTGGCGGCAGAGCACCAGGCGGAACTGCTGGCTGCCTTGGGCGATTAA
- a CDS encoding response regulator transcription factor, with protein MRIAVLDSDHSQAELICQVLTAAGHACHEFQSAKDMLGQLRKDSCDMLILDWHVSDLDGAEVLRRAREKLAPKAPVLFMTNSSGEDDVVAGMTAGADDYMIKPLRRSELTLRTQALLRVAYPAQNGAEYLQFGHYTFETRPGRLLRDGEVLDVTHKEFALALLFFRNLGRPLSRAYIHEAVWQRDTALPSRTMDTHVSRVRNKLQLKPEHGYRLVPVYSYGYRLEKLGG; from the coding sequence ATGCGAATTGCCGTACTCGATAGCGACCATAGCCAGGCAGAACTGATCTGCCAGGTGCTCACCGCCGCCGGCCACGCTTGCCACGAGTTTCAAAGTGCCAAGGACATGCTGGGGCAACTGCGCAAGGACAGTTGCGACATGCTCATCCTCGACTGGCATGTGAGCGATCTGGACGGTGCAGAAGTCTTGCGCCGAGCCCGGGAAAAACTGGCGCCCAAGGCACCCGTGTTGTTTATGACCAACAGTTCCGGCGAAGACGACGTGGTGGCGGGCATGACGGCAGGCGCCGACGACTACATGATCAAGCCCCTGCGGCGCAGCGAGCTGACCTTGCGCACCCAGGCGCTGCTGCGCGTGGCCTACCCGGCCCAGAATGGCGCGGAATACTTGCAATTCGGTCATTACACATTTGAAACCCGCCCCGGCCGCCTGCTGCGCGATGGCGAAGTGCTGGACGTGACGCACAAGGAATTCGCCCTGGCGCTGCTGTTTTTCCGCAACCTGGGCCGTCCCCTGTCGCGCGCCTACATCCACGAAGCCGTGTGGCAGCGCGACACGGCCTTGCCTTCGCGCACCATGGATACCCACGTCTCGCGCGTGCGCAACAAGCTGCAGCTGAAACCGGAACACGGCTACAGGCTGGTGCCCGTCTACAGCTACGGTTATCGCCTGGAAAAACTGGGCGGCTGA
- the gshA gene encoding glutamate--cysteine ligase, translating to MPNLLTRRLALLTEDANRALLGGLRGIERETLRVDHAGHLASTPHPVALGSALTHPEITTDYAEALLEFITPAEADIGVTLDKLDTVHRHAYSRLGDELLWSQSMPCQLPPEAEIEIANYGSSNMGMLKHVYRRGLALRYGKAMQCIAGIHYNYSLDEQLWQVLASNPDTSASPTHAAATPKDVQSESYLATIRNFRRYSWLLMYLFGASPALSAGFLRGRAHKLDTLSDDTLFLPYATSLRMSDLGYQNDAQSGLRPHENSLDDYVNALTHAVNDPYPPYEALGTKKEGEWIQLSTNVLQIENEYYSTIRPKRVIRTGERPIQALCLRGVQYIEVRCMDVDPFEPVGISLETGRFLDAFLLFCALDDSAPISAEQSACYTNNFARTVKEGRKPGLTLRRDGEDITLQAWGEELLARIAPVAALLDARLGGTQHADSLAAQAIKLADPDATPSAKVLAELRANGGSFAAFGLRQSERHAAYFRTHPATPEQSAYFDEMAASSLAEQRAMEAAPAGSFDDFVAAYRASTLCSHT from the coding sequence TTGCCCAACCTGTTGACTCGCCGCCTGGCATTGCTGACTGAAGATGCCAACCGCGCGCTGCTGGGCGGCTTGCGCGGCATCGAGCGTGAAACCCTGCGCGTCGACCACGCCGGCCATCTGGCTTCCACGCCCCACCCCGTTGCCCTGGGTTCGGCGCTGACGCACCCAGAAATCACCACCGACTACGCCGAAGCGCTGCTCGAATTCATCACCCCGGCCGAAGCCGACATCGGCGTCACGCTCGACAAGCTCGACACCGTGCACCGCCACGCCTACAGCCGCCTGGGCGACGAGTTGCTGTGGAGCCAGTCGATGCCGTGCCAGCTGCCGCCCGAAGCGGAAATCGAGATCGCCAACTACGGCAGCTCGAACATGGGCATGCTCAAGCACGTCTACCGGCGCGGCCTGGCCTTGCGTTACGGCAAAGCCATGCAATGCATCGCCGGCATCCATTACAACTATTCACTCGACGAGCAGCTGTGGCAAGTGCTGGCCAGCAATCCGGACACCAGCGCCAGCCCGACACACGCGGCGGCCACGCCGAAAGACGTGCAGTCGGAAAGCTATCTGGCGACGATCCGCAATTTCCGCCGCTACAGCTGGCTGCTGATGTACCTGTTCGGCGCTTCGCCGGCCCTGTCCGCCGGTTTCCTGCGCGGCCGCGCGCACAAGCTCGACACCTTGTCCGACGACACCTTGTTCCTTCCGTATGCCACCAGCCTGCGCATGAGCGACCTCGGCTACCAGAACGATGCCCAGTCCGGCCTGCGCCCGCACGAAAACAGCCTGGACGACTACGTCAACGCGCTCACGCATGCCGTCAACGACCCGTATCCGCCGTACGAAGCCCTGGGAACAAAAAAAGAGGGCGAGTGGATCCAGCTGTCCACCAACGTGCTGCAGATCGAAAATGAATACTATTCGACCATCCGCCCGAAACGCGTGATCCGCACGGGCGAGCGCCCGATCCAGGCCCTGTGCCTGCGCGGCGTGCAATACATCGAAGTGCGCTGCATGGATGTCGACCCGTTCGAACCGGTCGGCATCAGCCTGGAAACGGGTCGCTTCCTCGACGCGTTCCTGCTGTTCTGCGCACTCGACGACAGCGCTCCCATCTCGGCCGAGCAAAGCGCCTGCTACACGAACAATTTCGCCCGCACCGTCAAGGAAGGCCGCAAGCCGGGCTTGACCCTGCGCCGCGATGGCGAGGACATCACCCTGCAGGCGTGGGGCGAGGAATTGCTGGCGCGCATCGCCCCCGTGGCGGCCCTGCTGGACGCGCGCCTTGGCGGCACGCAGCACGCGGACAGCCTGGCGGCGCAAGCCATCAAGCTGGCCGACCCGGATGCGACGCCATCGGCGAAGGTCCTGGCCGAACTACGCGCCAACGGCGGCTCGTTTGCCGCCTTCGGCCTGCGCCAGAGCGAGCGCCACGCAGCCTATTTCCGCACGCATCCGGCAACACCGGAACAAAGCGCGTATTTCGACGAGATGGCCGCCAGCTCGCTGGCCGAGCAGCGCGCCATGGAGGCGGCGCCCGCCGGCAGCTTCGACGATTTCGTCGCCGCCTACCGCGCCAGCACCCTGTGTTCGCACACCTGA
- the hemA gene encoding glutamyl-tRNA reductase yields MQLLAVGLNHTTAPVSLREQLAFAPEQLGSAVMAARTWFQRIDLRDNDEAAILSTCNRTELYAASHVPNPLDAGAHFLADYHKLNYSELRPHLYMLPQHDAVRHTFRVASGLDSMVLGETQILGQIKDAIRTADEAGGLGTYLHQLFQRSFSVAKEVRSSTEIGAHSVSMAAAAVRLSQRIFDKIAEQNVLFIGAGEMIELCATHFAAQNPKSITIANRTMERGEELAHRFNGKAIRLADLPEQLHQFDIVISCTASSLPLLGLGLVERAIKARRHKPMFMVDLAVPRDIEAEVGRLNDVFLYTVDDLGKVVQTGLESRQAAVAQAEAIIETRVQSFMSWVDDRAMVPVIQHLHENSEALRLMEVERARKMLAKGADIDAVLEALSKGLTAKFLHGPQQALHHAQGDERKQLVTLLPKLFRPRR; encoded by the coding sequence ATGCAACTGCTCGCCGTCGGCCTCAACCATACCACCGCCCCAGTGTCGCTCCGCGAACAGCTGGCGTTTGCGCCTGAGCAATTGGGTTCGGCGGTGATGGCGGCGCGCACCTGGTTCCAGCGCATCGACTTGCGCGACAACGACGAAGCGGCCATCCTGTCGACCTGCAACCGCACCGAGCTGTATGCGGCCAGCCACGTGCCCAATCCGCTCGACGCGGGTGCGCATTTCCTGGCCGATTATCACAAGCTCAACTACAGCGAGCTGCGCCCCCACTTATATATGTTGCCGCAGCACGATGCCGTGCGCCACACCTTCCGCGTCGCCTCCGGGCTCGATTCGATGGTGCTGGGCGAAACGCAGATCCTGGGCCAGATCAAGGACGCCATCCGCACGGCCGACGAAGCGGGCGGCCTGGGCACGTATCTGCACCAGTTGTTCCAGCGCAGCTTTTCCGTCGCCAAGGAAGTGCGCAGCAGCACGGAAATCGGCGCGCACAGCGTGTCCATGGCGGCCGCCGCCGTACGCCTGTCGCAGCGCATCTTCGACAAGATCGCCGAGCAGAACGTGCTGTTCATCGGCGCCGGCGAAATGATCGAATTGTGCGCCACGCACTTCGCGGCGCAAAACCCGAAAAGCATCACCATTGCCAACCGCACCATGGAACGGGGCGAGGAACTGGCGCACCGCTTCAACGGCAAGGCCATCCGCCTGGCTGACCTGCCGGAGCAGCTGCACCAGTTCGACATCGTCATTTCATGCACGGCGTCGTCCTTGCCGCTGCTGGGCCTGGGCCTGGTCGAGCGCGCAATCAAGGCACGCCGCCACAAGCCCATGTTCATGGTCGACCTGGCCGTGCCGCGCGACATCGAAGCGGAAGTGGGCCGTTTGAACGACGTCTTCCTGTACACGGTCGACGACCTGGGCAAGGTCGTGCAGACGGGCCTGGAAAGCCGGCAAGCGGCCGTGGCGCAAGCCGAAGCCATCATCGAAACGCGCGTGCAATCGTTCATGAGCTGGGTCGATGACCGCGCCATGGTGCCCGTCATCCAGCATTTGCATGAAAACAGCGAAGCGCTGCGCCTGATGGAAGTGGAACGGGCGCGCAAGATGCTGGCCAAGGGCGCCGACATCGACGCCGTCCTGGAAGCGCTGTCGAAAGGCTTGACGGCCAAGTTCCTGCACGGACCGCAGCAGGCGCTGCACCACGCGCAAGGCGACGAGCGCAAGCAGCTGGTCACCCTGCTGCCAAAACTGTTCCGCCCCCGCCGTTAG
- the minC gene encoding septum site-determining protein MinC, translating to MSKSPSQKPIEIKISTVVAVSAILHSADTQALDAALRDMTGGVADFFEDDLAVLDVAALPPGGVPIDWAALVALLKKYRLNAVAVRNAPADMHDAILAQGLSLDSGKTRDDAPPKDGPKDTPTAAAQSGADAQVMVIDTPVRAGQRIYARGCDLIITAVVNNGAEIIADGSIHVYSSLYGRALAGASGNAQARIFALAMEPELVSIAGVYRTFEDGFPAEMARGPAQIRLAGDRIDIHSVNPVTPVNRS from the coding sequence ATGTCCAAAAGCCCGTCGCAGAAGCCTATCGAAATCAAGATTTCCACCGTCGTTGCTGTCTCCGCCATTCTGCATAGCGCCGATACGCAGGCACTCGATGCCGCCTTGCGCGACATGACGGGAGGCGTGGCCGACTTTTTCGAGGATGACCTGGCCGTGCTGGACGTGGCGGCCTTGCCGCCCGGCGGCGTGCCCATCGACTGGGCCGCCCTCGTGGCCCTGCTGAAAAAATACCGCTTGAATGCCGTCGCCGTGCGCAATGCGCCGGCCGACATGCATGACGCCATCCTGGCGCAAGGCTTGAGCCTCGACAGCGGCAAGACGCGCGACGATGCGCCGCCCAAGGATGGCCCCAAGGATACGCCCACGGCCGCCGCCCAGTCGGGCGCCGACGCACAGGTGATGGTGATCGACACGCCCGTGCGCGCCGGCCAGCGCATTTATGCGCGCGGCTGCGACCTGATCATCACCGCCGTCGTCAACAATGGCGCTGAAATCATCGCCGACGGCAGCATCCACGTGTATTCCTCGCTGTACGGCCGCGCGCTGGCCGGCGCCTCGGGCAATGCCCAGGCGCGCATCTTCGCGCTGGCCATGGAACCGGAACTGGTCTCGATCGCCGGCGTGTACCGCACGTTCGAGGATGGTTTCCCTGCGGAAATGGCGCGCGGACCCGCGCAAATTCGTTTGGCTGGCGACAGAATCGATATACACTCTGTCAATCCGGTCACTCCCGTGAACCGCTCTTAA
- the minE gene encoding cell division topological specificity factor MinE, producing the protein MALLSFLFPPKPKTATAAKERLQIIIARERSGRDGPDFLPALHKELIAVISKYTKVNADDIKISLDRQGNLEVLDVNVVLPDA; encoded by the coding sequence ATGGCCTTGCTTTCTTTCCTGTTCCCCCCCAAGCCGAAGACGGCCACCGCGGCCAAGGAACGCCTGCAGATCATCATCGCCCGCGAACGCAGCGGACGCGATGGTCCGGACTTCCTGCCCGCCCTGCACAAGGAATTGATCGCCGTCATTTCCAAGTACACCAAGGTCAATGCCGACGACATCAAGATTTCGCTGGACCGCCAGGGCAACCTGGAGGTGCTCGACGTCAACGTCGTGCTGCCGGACGCCTAA